The Arthrobacter sp. D5-1 genomic interval CCCGTGAATGAACCAGGACCATGATCCACTCACGTGGTCCGCGGGAACCGTCAGTCCGCGGCTTGAGCGCCCTGAGCGCCAGCGTCACCGGGGCTCCGAGGACGAGAAACACGGGGACGACCATGGTCAGGGCCATGTGATCGAGCATGTGTGCACTGAAAAGTATGCGCCCGTACACCGACGGCCCACCTGAGGTGAAAAACACCAGCGCCGCCAACCCAACGAGCCAGGCCAGGCTGCGTATCCACGGCCAACTGTCCCCGCGGCGGCGCAGACGCCGCGCCGCCCTCAGGTACAGGTAGGCGGCGAAGAGGGCGAAGGCGATCCAGAGCCAGTCCGGGCGCCACATGGTGAACCAGCGTTCGGGGGTCAGTTCCGGTGGCAGGAGGTATCCGGTGAGGACCTCCGCGGGGGTCAGGGCGGGACGGATGTCCTCCCCGGTTGGGGTGGGCGTGCGGCTCAGCGCTGCGGCGAGGCCGCTGACGGCGCCCATGATCAGCAGTTCGACCACGATGAACCGCCACAGCAGCCCGGTGGCCTGCCCGTTCCCGGACTTCACGCTCAAAGCCGGAATCAGTCGCTTCCGGTGCAGGAACCCGATCGCTCCCAAGACAATGGCGGCCACCGTTTTTGCCATGAGCAGGACGCCGTAGGGAGAGGCCAGCCCCGCGGGAATCTCGATGCGGATCGTGGCGTTGATGATTCCCGAGGCCACCACGAGGACGAAGGCAAAACCGGCCAGGGTGGAGAACCGCCCGAGGACCGCCGCGGTGTCTTTGCCCAGGGCTGTCCCGGCAACGCCCAAGGCAATGAGTCCACCGAACCACAGGCACACCCCGACCAGGTGAAGGCCGAGGGAGTTGATGGCTTGTTCGTGGTCGTTTCCGCCGGCCGCGTGGCCGATCAGCATCACCGGCACCAGGCCTGAGAGGGCCAGCAACGCGGCAGCGCCCAGGCCTGCGCTGGATCGGACACCGAAGGTCAGGGTGGCAACGACCGAGGAAATGATGACTACCCACAGCCAGGCCGCCCCGTTGGGAAGCTCCGTAATGTACGAGGTCAGTTGCGCGCCGAATTCGGGGCTGCCCGAGACGGGCACGCCGGCGATATCGGAGAAGCTGAACACCAATACCGCCAGGGCCGAAACGGTCCACGTCAGGCTCGCCACCGACGCCAGTACCATGATCCGGCTGAACGCCGGGTGCTCGTCGGCGGCAGCAATTTCCGACGCCGTCACCGCCGGCCCGGACCGGCCCGCACTTTTGCGGCCCCGCAGTACCGGGGGCACGATGAACGCCGCAAAAACCAGCGCACCGATGGTGGCTGCGGCCGCTATGTTCTGCAGGGTCTGGGCGACACCAAAGCCCCACCGGACCAAAGCGCCAGGATCGCGGGTCTCGGCGGGCAGGGTTCCTCTCCCATACGCCGTCGCCGCCAGCACGACAACCACGGCGATCACACCGGCCACAGCGAACGAGCGCAGTTTCGGCGATACTGCCGTGCTGCCGCCGGCAGCGGAGGCTTTCAAAGCCACAATGGTTCCTTAACGCAGGTCCGGACCTGGCTCCTCCAAGGCATCGGGGCCAGGCAGCGCAGGTGCATTCCAGCGCCATTCAAGATTATCTGTAGAGTTGTTCAGACGTTAATCGGTGGATGCCATCCGAGCCACGAAGGGCTCTCCCGCGGCCCCACCCGGCACGCCACAAGGCAAATGCGACGCATTAGCAAGTAAAGGTAGTCTTGATGAATGACCGGAACAGCACAGGCACTGCCGACACCGCCCGGCCAGCCGGGCAGCGAATGCGCCATCCGTTTGGTCGACGCCGAGAAGGTAGAGGCCGTCAGGTCCCGGATGCCCGCCGACTCGGACGTGACGGATCTCGCGGTGATCTTCGGGCTGCTCTCGGACCCTGGACGGGTAAGGATCCTCATCGCCCTGCTCGAAGGGGAGATGTGCGTGTGCGATCTAGCTGCCACCACGGGGTTGAGCGAATCCGGCGTCTCCCATGCGCTGCGCCTGCTGCGCGGCCCCCGCGTGGTGCAGGTCCGTCGCGCCGGCCGCATGGCCTATTACTCACTGGCCGACTCCCACGTGCGCATGCTGCTGGATCTGGGCCTCACACACGTCGGACACGCCGGACAGGACCGGCTGACAATGGTCAGCAACAACTAGCGCAGGCCCTTGGCGTCACCGTCTCGTCCGGACGGCGGTACTGACATGGGCGACCCAGGAGTCGAAGGCCCGGTCTGGCTTCCCTCGCTGCCGCCGTCGCTGGGTGAGTACCTCGCCCCGAACCTGCAGCCTGTTCCGCTGATCCCTGCCTTGACGCTGCTGGCAGCTGCCTTCTACCTCGCTGGTGCCATCCGCCTCTGGCGGCAGGGCCGGCACTGGTCCCCGGTCCGCACTGCATCCTTTTTGTTCGGTTGCCTGGCGATCATTATCGTCATGGGAGCCGGCATCGAAGGGTACGGGCTGCGGATGTTCTCCATCTTCATGTTCCAGCAACTGACCCTGATGATGGCCGTCCCGCCGCTACTGGTCATCGGATCCCCTGGGACCTTGCTGCTGCGGGCAACCCCGCACGGCCGGGTCGGCCGGCCGGTCCTGAAGGCTGCCCTCTGGGGTCTGCGCTCCCGCTGGGGCCGGCTGGCCATCCACCCGGCCTTCATGGTGCCGCTGTTCCTGCTCAGCTTCTACGGCGTCTACTTCTCCGGGCTCGCGGACCTGCTGCTGCCCACCTGGTACGGGCACGTCGGCCTGGAACTGTTGTTCCTTGCAGCCGGGATCCTGTTCACGGTGCCACTGATTTCCGCGGACCCGCTGCCGACCAGGCAAACACACTTCGGCCGGATGCTGGACATCTTCGCTGAGATGCCCTTGCACGCCTTTTTTGGGGTTGTCATCATGATGGCCACAGCCCCCATGGTCAAGTTCTTCGCCGCACCGCCGGAAAGCTGGAACGTGGATCCCATGCAGGACCAGGGCCTGGCCGGCGGCCTGGCCTGGTCTTACGGGGAACTGCCAGGGGTGCTGCTGCTGATGTTCATCCTCGTTCGGTGGCAACGGGAGGAGGCCCGCGGATGGGTCAAGGCGGACAAAACCGCGGCCGTGGCGGGCGACCCGGATCTGGACGCCTACAACGAATACCTGCGCCAGCTGGCCAACCGTCCGGTGCGCCGCCGATGACCACTAATGGCTCCGCGGCCCCTGCCCGCACCGAAAAGAAAACCCACCCCACCCCGCCCCCGCTGGGAGCCGTTGGCATGCTGCGCTGGGCCTGGACCCAGCTGACCAGCATGCGCACGGCTCTGTTCCTGCTGCTTTTGTTGGCCATCGCCGCTGTGCCGGGATCACTCTTCCCACAGCGCCCAGCCAACCCCTCGCTCGTCACTCAGTACATCAAGAACCGCCCGGACTACGGCCCGGTCCTGGACGCCTTGCAGCTTTTCGACGTCTATTCCTCGGCCTGGTTCTCCGCCATCTACATCCTGCTGTTCATCTCCCTGATCGGCTGTGTGGTTCCGAGGGCCCGAGCCCATTACAAAGCCATGCGTTCGCACCCCCCGCGTACCCCGAAGCGACTCTCCCGGCTGCCGGAGTACGGAACCCTGGAGCTGCCGGCGGACGCCGGGATCCCCGCCGCGGCCGCCATCGCCGACGCGGCCGCTGCGCTGAAGAAGCGCGGCTACCGGGTCCAGGTCAGGGACCAGGACGGAGCTTTGCCGTCACTGGGTGCCGAGCGCGGCTTCCTGAAGGAAGCCGGGAACCTGGTGTTCCACACCTCGCTGATCGGCGTTCTGATCTGTTTGGCCATTGGCGGGCTGTTCGGGTTCCGCGGACAGAAGATCCTGATCGAAGGCGATACGTTCGTCAACACGCTCGTGGGCTACGACAACTTCGCGCCCGGAACCAACTTCCAGTCCTCGTGGTTGGAGCCGTTCACGATCACGTTGGACACGTTCGCGGTCCGCTTCGACAGGGAGTCCAGCAGGCAGTTCGGCCAGCCCATCGATTTCACCGCCCAGCTAAGAACCCGGGATGCGCCCGACGCGGCTCAGGAACCCCGAACGCTGAAGGTCAATGACCCTGTCTATTTCGGGGAGGTGGGCGTCTTTTTGGTCGGCAACGGCTACGCCCCGGTCATCACTGTGCGGGACGGCAACGGCGACACGGCATTCAGTGGCCCGGTCGTGTCCATCCCGAACGACGGGGTCTACACCTCAACGGTTGTCGTCAAGGTTCCTGATGCCCGTCCGGCGCAATTGGGTTTCGTGGGATTCTTCCTGCCCTCCGCCATCAAAAATGATGAAGGGGTCGCTTACAGCTTCGACCCGGACCCGCTGAACCCCCAACTGAACCTGAACTCCTACTACGGGGACCTGGGCCTGGACGACGGTGTGCCGCAGAATGTCTACAACCTGGACGTGAAGGATTTGACCCAGCTTAACGGGCGGGAACTGCCCGCCAAGGGCATCACCTTGACTCCGGGTGGCACGTACACGCTGCCCGAGGGCAAGGGAAGTATCAGCTTCGATGGCCTCAAACGCTACATCGGTGTGGACATCCGCAGCACCCCCGGACAGACCGGCGTGCTGGTCTTTTCGTTGATGGCCGTCGCGGGCCTGATGGCTTCGTTGTACGTGAACCGTCGGAGGGTCTGGGTTCGTGCCGGCGCCCACGAGGACGGGCGGACGATGGTCGAATACGGTCTTCTGGCACGGGGCGAAGACCATCGCCTGGCCGCCGAGGCGACGGCCATCCGCGCACTGCTGGCCGGGCAGTGGCAGCTCCAGGAGGGCCCCGGTGGCGTATAGGTTCCTGCTGTCCTGGCGTTGGGCCGGTTTCCTGATGGTCGCGGCACTGTTTGCCGCCGCGTGTATTGGACTGGGAAACTGGCAGATGGATCGCCGGAACCAGGCCGTGACCGAGATCCGCAGGGTCCAGGAGAACTACGACAAATCCCCTATGCCGTTCAAGGATGCCCGTCCTTATTTTGACGTCGCCGACCCTGAGGCGAAATGGACGACCGTATCCGTGACTGGCCGGTACCTTGGGCAGGACCAGAGAATCGTCAGGAACCGGCCGAACAATTCCGCCGCCGGATACGAGGTATTGGTCCCGTTCCGGGTGAGCTCCGGTGAGACGATCGCGATCAACAGGGGATGGCTGCCGATCGGCAATGACCGGCCCGGATACCCCGACACCGTGCCTGGCCCGCCGACCGGCGAGGTTACCGCGGTCGTCCGGATCAAACCGTCCGAACCTGATCTTGGCCGTGACGCACCCGAGGGCCAGCTGGCCAGCATTGACCTGTCCTATTACGGGAAGCAACTCGATTACCCGCTCATGAGGGGCAGCTACGGGGTGATGGCCTCGGAGTCCCCACAGCCGGCCGTGGCCCCCCAGCAGCTCGCCGCGCCGGCGGTCAAGGAAGGGTCGAACCTGTCCTACGCCCTGCAGTGGATCACGTTCGGGATCCTGGCCTTCGTCGGATTTGGATACATGGCACGGCAACAGGCCCGGATCGGTCGCGAGGAACGCGACATGCCGGACGACGTGGCGGACCCGGTTGAAGCCCTTCAGCAGCCCCGGGCGACATCCCGACCCAAGCGCTCCGGCTCCGAAGAAGAAGACGCGCTTCTGGACTCCATGGGACTCTAACCCCCCGGCCTGGGCAAGGATGACAGCGGCAACCAGGCCGTCACGCCGTCACCGTGAGGAGCGTGCCCGCCTGGTTGTCCGGGCCGATCCGTTGCCGCGGAAACACCGTCCCTTTGGGGAACCATCAGGATCCCTTGCTGGCCCTCGCGTACACCTCAGCACGGGGCAATCGACACAGCTCTGTGCCCGGCACGCCCGGGACCGGAACCATCCGGATGTGGGGTTCGTTGGTGCCATTAGCTGCTCATCTGAAGATACGCACCTATGTAGCTTGGCTTGGGCTGCGAGAAGCGAGACCGGGACAGGCACCAGCGCCCACGCCGCGCACGTAGTGTCACGAAATTGTAACGATGAGGCTTTGCGGCTACTATTAGTTCAGGTTTTTCTGTACTAAAACCCTTGATGCCGCACGCTCAGCCCCGCCGGTGGCATCAAACGACTATCCCTTTTACGGCGGGGGTGGAGGACCCAGAATCGGCAGCCAGCCTGCCTTGGGGTGAAGCCGCGATGTCGGTGGTCAGATGGCCACCGGGGTGCGGCCGGGTATTTCCTTGGCCCGAACCCGACAGCTAACTTCGCAGGCGAACCGAAAGGATCCCCCTTGTCTTCCTTATCCCCCCATGGCCGCCGCCGAAAACCAACCTCCGGTCCCTTGCTTCGCGCGGCCGCCCGGACGACTTCCCGGGTTACGCCGCAGCACCGGGGTGTGCCGGCTGCCGGGCCGCGCGTGAGCCGACGCAAACAGGTCACGGCTGCCGCCACGCTGAGCGTCGCCGCGATTCTGACCGCTTCTCTAACGGCCGCCCACGCCGGACCGGCCCCCGCCGGAGCCGGCCCCGTTGTGCAAGCCTCAGCGGCGAAAGCTTCCATTGCGCCGGTTCAGGCCTCTGCCGGGGCGTCCATCAGCTATGAACGGCCCGCTGTCACCACCGAGCAGGCGCCGTTGCCCGTGCCCGCCAAGACCCAGGGTGCCGCCGCGGGCACGGCATCTCCGACGGCTGTCTCCCCCGCACCGGCTGTTGCCCCCGCTGCTTCCTCTGCCCGGCTCGGCGCGCCGCTGGCCAGCATGTCCGTCACGTCGCCGTTCGGTATCCGCTCCAGCCCGATCAGCGGCTCCGGGGAACTGCATACCGGACTGGACCTCGTGGCAGCGTGCCAGACCGCGGTGTTCGCCGCAGGCAATGGAACGGTCGTGGAGGCGGGTTGGTCACCCTATGGGGGCGGAAACAGGATCGTGGTGGACCACGGCAACGGCTTGAAGAGTACGTATAACCATCTGGCGTCCATCGAAACCTCTGTCGGGGCGACCGTGGCCGCCGGCCAGCGGCTCGCCGCGGCCGGGACCACCGGAGCCTCCACCGGCTGCCACCTGCACTTCGAGGTGCTTTTGAACGGTCAGACAGTGAATCCGCAGGGCTGGATGTGACCCTGGAGGGCGGCACCACTCACCTCGAAGAGGCGCGGCTTGTCGATCGAAGGGCACGCGGCTAACCGATGATCGGTCGCTCTTCGGGAAAGTGGTACAGCTGGCTGCGCTGGCGCAGGGCCAGTGCCGCGGCCAGGGTGACAGTGCCGACACGGCCGGCGAACATCAGTGCCGAGAGCACGTACACCCCGGAGGGCGGCAGTTCGGCACTGAGGTTGGTGCTCAGTCCCACGGTGGCGAAGGCCGAGATGGTCTCGAACAGTACCCTGTCAAGGGAGGCCCCGCTGATCTGCAGGAGCAGGAAGGCGGCGACGGAGACGAGGGTTGCTCCGGCGACGATCACCGAGATGGCCACCCGCATGGTGCCTTGGGGGATGGTGCGGCCGTAGACCTTCACGTCGGCATCGCCGCGTGCTTCGGCCACGATGGCCAGGAACATGACGGCGATGGTGGTCACCTTGATGCCGCCGGCCGTGGACGCCGAGCCACCGCCTGCGAACATGAGCGCGTCGGTGAGGAGCATCGTGGTCGATTCCATCTGGTTCTGGTCCACCAGGTTGAACCCGCCCGAGCAGGTCATGACGGAGGCAAAGAGCGAATGGATGACCTTCTCCCCGCCCCTAAGTTGCCGATGGTCCGGACGTTGTCCCATTCCTTGACGGCCCACAGGACCGTGCCTGCGCCGAGCAGGATGAGGGAGACCTGGATGGTGAGCTTGGTGTGGAGGTTCCACTTCTTCCAGTTGAGCCCGTTTTGCTGGAGCACCATGACCACGGGGAAGCCGAGGCTGCCCAGGAAAACGCCCAGCATCAGCGGAACCAGGATCCAGAGGTCGGTTTCATAAGGGACGATTCCGTCGGAGTGCGGTGTGAACCCCGCGTTGTTGAAGGATGAGATGGAGTAGAAGACGCCGTGCCACACGGCCTGCCAGAACGGTTCGCCCAGGACCAGGAAGCGGGGGGTCAGGGCCAGGGCCAGTACCGCTTCGATGACCACGGAGGTCACGATGACGATCCGCAGCAGCGCACCAACTTCACCGAGCCTTCCGGCGTTGTTCATGGCTTCCTGGGCGATGAGCTTGCCGCGCACGCCCAGGCGCTTGCTGACCATGAGGGCCAGCAACGAGGCCAGGGTCAAGGTACCGAGTCCTCCAACGAAGATGCCCACCAGGATGACGAGTTGGCCGAAGAAAGACCAGTGCGTGGCCGTTGATACCACGGTCAGGCCGGTGACGCACACGCTGGAAACGGCCGTGAACATGGCCTGGTGTAAGGGTGTTCGCTCGCCGGACGCGGCGGACGCGGGCAGGGACAGCAACCCGGTAAAGAGCAGAATCACCACCACAAAGGCGCTGAAGGCGAGGCGGGCCGGGGAGGTGTTGGCGATGTTGTCGATGAGGTCGCGCAGCCCGGTCAGGATTCCCGCTCCCTCGTGGTCCGGCGCACCGGGCCCGCGGGTGGCGGGCTTGGGCCTTGACTGGTTCCGGGCCATGGGCATTCCCTTGATTGGCGGGGCGATGAAGGTTTGGGGACTCTGGGGCCGGACGTTAGAGGTTCCACTTCGTGCAGGGCGGCCAGCGGCAGCGGGACTCCGGCCGCGTGCCCGGGGTCTTCCTAGAACCCGGAGGTGCCAATGAACACGTGTAGGAAGGCGAAGAAGATGGTCGCGGCGGCGGCCACGTAGAGCAGGGCCGTGATGATCCAGCCGGACTCGGCCACGATGCGAGCGGCCCGGGCGGGTATCTTGATGATTCCGTGTGTGAGGTTCCGGGCCGTGACCCAGACGAAGAGGGGAATCATCGCCGCCCAGACGATCATGCAGAAGGGGCAGAGGATGTGGATCGAGTACAGGGCCTGGGACCACAGCCACACAACAAAGGCAAAACCAAGCGTGACGCCGGCTTGGAGCCCTGCCCAGTACCAGGGCGCGAAGGTGGCTCCGGAGAGCAGTGCCATGCCGGTGGTGATGATGACAGCGAACGCCACGATCCCGATGAACATGTTGGGGAAGCCGAACACTGAACTCTGCCAGGTCTGCATGACCTGGCCGCAGGAAATCCACGGATTGACGTCGCAGACGGTTTGGTATCCGGGGTCTTTGAGTACTTCGAGTTTCTCCAACACCAAGGCGCCGGATGCCAGCCAGCCGATGACCCCGGTGATGAGCAGGAGCCAGCCAAGAGGCTTCTCACGGGTCAAACGGGGAGACTGCGGTGCGATGGATCCGGCAGCTTTCACGGTCGCAGTGGGTGGTGGGGTGATGGTCATGGGGAGGGAGTCCTTTGGGTCGGATTCATGGTGGGCCTTGTGTTCAGGATCCGGTCGCGGCGGAGGTGATCAGT includes:
- a CDS encoding cytochrome c oxidase assembly protein, with the translated sequence MALKASAAGGSTAVSPKLRSFAVAGVIAVVVVLAATAYGRGTLPAETRDPGALVRWGFGVAQTLQNIAAAATIGALVFAAFIVPPVLRGRKSAGRSGPAVTASEIAAADEHPAFSRIMVLASVASLTWTVSALAVLVFSFSDIAGVPVSGSPEFGAQLTSYITELPNGAAWLWVVIISSVVATLTFGVRSSAGLGAAALLALSGLVPVMLIGHAAGGNDHEQAINSLGLHLVGVCLWFGGLIALGVAGTALGKDTAAVLGRFSTLAGFAFVLVVASGIINATIRIEIPAGLASPYGVLLMAKTVAAIVLGAIGFLHRKRLIPALSVKSGNGQATGLLWRFIVVELLIMGAVSGLAAALSRTPTPTGEDIRPALTPAEVLTGYLLPPELTPERWFTMWRPDWLWIAFALFAAYLYLRAARRLRRRGDSWPWIRSLAWLVGLAALVFFTSGGPSVYGRILFSAHMLDHMALTMVVPVFLVLGAPVTLALRALKPRTDGSRGPREWIMVLVHSRVAAVVTHPLFVAANFAGSIVLFYYSDAFGFALREHAGHELMTVHFVITGYLFVLSMIGTDPIPRRAPYPLRLLLLLATMAFHAFFGVTLMGSTTLIQPEWFTELGREWGAPPLEDQQMAGAITWGIGEVPTLLIAIGVAVMWSRSDARETRRSDRAAARTNDADLDAYNAMLARLEERDTRGRGGQA
- a CDS encoding metalloregulator ArsR/SmtB family transcription factor, which encodes MTGTAQALPTPPGQPGSECAIRLVDAEKVEAVRSRMPADSDVTDLAVIFGLLSDPGRVRILIALLEGEMCVCDLAATTGLSESGVSHALRLLRGPRVVQVRRAGRMAYYSLADSHVRMLLDLGLTHVGHAGQDRLTMVSNN
- a CDS encoding cytochrome c oxidase assembly protein, with amino-acid sequence MGDPGVEGPVWLPSLPPSLGEYLAPNLQPVPLIPALTLLAAAFYLAGAIRLWRQGRHWSPVRTASFLFGCLAIIIVMGAGIEGYGLRMFSIFMFQQLTLMMAVPPLLVIGSPGTLLLRATPHGRVGRPVLKAALWGLRSRWGRLAIHPAFMVPLFLLSFYGVYFSGLADLLLPTWYGHVGLELLFLAAGILFTVPLISADPLPTRQTHFGRMLDIFAEMPLHAFFGVVIMMATAPMVKFFAAPPESWNVDPMQDQGLAGGLAWSYGELPGVLLLMFILVRWQREEARGWVKADKTAAVAGDPDLDAYNEYLRQLANRPVRRR
- a CDS encoding cytochrome c biogenesis protein ResB, whose product is MLRWAWTQLTSMRTALFLLLLLAIAAVPGSLFPQRPANPSLVTQYIKNRPDYGPVLDALQLFDVYSSAWFSAIYILLFISLIGCVVPRARAHYKAMRSHPPRTPKRLSRLPEYGTLELPADAGIPAAAAIADAAAALKKRGYRVQVRDQDGALPSLGAERGFLKEAGNLVFHTSLIGVLICLAIGGLFGFRGQKILIEGDTFVNTLVGYDNFAPGTNFQSSWLEPFTITLDTFAVRFDRESSRQFGQPIDFTAQLRTRDAPDAAQEPRTLKVNDPVYFGEVGVFLVGNGYAPVITVRDGNGDTAFSGPVVSIPNDGVYTSTVVVKVPDARPAQLGFVGFFLPSAIKNDEGVAYSFDPDPLNPQLNLNSYYGDLGLDDGVPQNVYNLDVKDLTQLNGRELPAKGITLTPGGTYTLPEGKGSISFDGLKRYIGVDIRSTPGQTGVLVFSLMAVAGLMASLYVNRRRVWVRAGAHEDGRTMVEYGLLARGEDHRLAAEATAIRALLAGQWQLQEGPGGV
- a CDS encoding SURF1 family protein, producing the protein MAYRFLLSWRWAGFLMVAALFAAACIGLGNWQMDRRNQAVTEIRRVQENYDKSPMPFKDARPYFDVADPEAKWTTVSVTGRYLGQDQRIVRNRPNNSAAGYEVLVPFRVSSGETIAINRGWLPIGNDRPGYPDTVPGPPTGEVTAVVRIKPSEPDLGRDAPEGQLASIDLSYYGKQLDYPLMRGSYGVMASESPQPAVAPQQLAAPAVKEGSNLSYALQWITFGILAFVGFGYMARQQARIGREERDMPDDVADPVEALQQPRATSRPKRSGSEEEDALLDSMGL
- a CDS encoding M23 family metallopeptidase — its product is MSSLSPHGRRRKPTSGPLLRAAARTTSRVTPQHRGVPAAGPRVSRRKQVTAAATLSVAAILTASLTAAHAGPAPAGAGPVVQASAAKASIAPVQASAGASISYERPAVTTEQAPLPVPAKTQGAAAGTASPTAVSPAPAVAPAASSARLGAPLASMSVTSPFGIRSSPISGSGELHTGLDLVAACQTAVFAAGNGTVVEAGWSPYGGGNRIVVDHGNGLKSTYNHLASIETSVGATVAAGQRLAAAGTTGASTGCHLHFEVLLNGQTVNPQGWM
- a CDS encoding vitamin K epoxide reductase family protein, whose product is MTITPPPTATVKAAGSIAPQSPRLTREKPLGWLLLITGVIGWLASGALVLEKLEVLKDPGYQTVCDVNPWISCGQVMQTWQSSVFGFPNMFIGIVAFAVIITTGMALLSGATFAPWYWAGLQAGVTLGFAFVVWLWSQALYSIHILCPFCMIVWAAMIPLFVWVTARNLTHGIIKIPARAARIVAESGWIITALLYVAAAATIFFAFLHVFIGTSGF